The Bryobacteraceae bacterium genome includes a window with the following:
- a CDS encoding cytochrome b561, giving the protein MQTEAVPVARWRVHRRMYDWMMQWAHSPHSQAALFLLAFAESSVFPIPPDALLIALVLGAPRRWLALAGVCTIGSVLGGAAGYGIGRFLMDTVGLRVIEFYHAQKYYEQVMLWYRQYDFWIVFTAAFTPIPYKVFTIASGAFHMNIWGFAAVSLVGRGARFFLVAGMLRLFGEPVRRFIDRYFDWLALAFVILLAGGFALLRYAR; this is encoded by the coding sequence ATGCAGACTGAAGCCGTTCCTGTTGCGCGCTGGCGCGTCCACCGCCGCATGTACGACTGGATGATGCAGTGGGCCCACAGCCCGCACAGCCAGGCGGCCCTCTTCCTGCTCGCTTTCGCCGAGTCCAGCGTCTTCCCCATCCCGCCCGACGCCCTGCTCATCGCCCTCGTGCTCGGCGCGCCGCGCCGCTGGCTGGCGCTCGCCGGCGTCTGCACCATCGGCAGCGTCCTCGGCGGCGCCGCCGGCTACGGCATCGGCCGCTTCCTCATGGACACCGTCGGACTGCGCGTCATCGAGTTCTATCACGCGCAGAAGTATTACGAGCAGGTGATGCTCTGGTACCGCCAGTATGACTTCTGGATCGTCTTCACTGCCGCCTTCACGCCCATCCCCTACAAGGTCTTCACCATCGCTTCCGGCGCGTTTCACATGAATATCTGGGGCTTCGCCGCCGTCTCGCTCGTGGGGCGCGGCGCGCGCTTCTTCCTCGTCGCCGGCATGCTGCGCCTCTTCGGCGAACCGGTCCGCCGCTTCATCGACAGATATTTCGACTGGCTGGCCCTCGCCTTCGTCATCCTTCTCGCCGGCGGCTTCGCTCTGTTGCGCTACGCGCGCTGA
- a CDS encoding glycosyl transferase: MREPLVSVIIVNYNRAALLEACLRSLLRPQGVPFEAVVVDNGSTDGSVEAVEAFAASAPFPVRLLRNAENLGFCAANNQGIRVSAAPFVALLNNDAEAEPDWLAQLHSAFEDPRVGMAASKILVYEDPRIIDKAGHLIWLDGQNRGRGTGERDCGRYDQREEVLWPDGCACMYRRAMLDEIGLFDEDLFAYGDDAELGLRARIAGWRCLYVPKAVVRHHRGSTLGVLSPRRLELIERNRVLLAAKHFPPDLLLLNPLFFALRIGAGAWAALRGRGEAGRIPGLAGKLRAFLAVLRGDVEALKMLPRTWRKRRALKPLRRLGNAEVRRLLWRYRIRLGELSEQVAAPGGQRA; this comes from the coding sequence ATGCGGGAGCCGCTCGTCTCGGTCATCATCGTCAACTACAACCGCGCGGCGCTGCTGGAGGCGTGCCTGCGGTCGCTGCTGCGGCCGCAGGGCGTGCCGTTCGAGGCGGTGGTGGTGGACAACGGTTCGACCGATGGTTCCGTGGAAGCGGTGGAAGCGTTCGCCGCGTCGGCGCCGTTTCCGGTGCGGCTGCTGCGGAACGCGGAGAATCTGGGGTTCTGCGCCGCCAACAATCAGGGCATCCGGGTGTCGGCGGCGCCGTTCGTGGCTCTGCTGAACAACGATGCCGAAGCGGAGCCGGATTGGCTGGCGCAGCTGCACTCCGCGTTCGAGGATCCGCGCGTGGGGATGGCGGCGTCCAAGATTCTGGTGTACGAAGACCCGCGGATCATCGACAAAGCCGGGCATCTGATCTGGCTGGACGGGCAGAACCGCGGGCGCGGGACGGGCGAGCGGGACTGCGGGCGGTACGATCAGAGGGAAGAAGTGCTGTGGCCGGACGGCTGCGCGTGCATGTACCGGCGGGCGATGCTCGACGAAATCGGACTGTTCGACGAGGACCTGTTCGCCTATGGCGATGATGCCGAGCTGGGACTGCGGGCGCGGATCGCGGGCTGGCGCTGCCTGTATGTTCCGAAGGCGGTGGTGCGGCACCACCGGGGCTCGACCCTGGGAGTGCTGAGCCCGCGCCGGCTGGAGCTGATCGAGCGCAACCGGGTGCTGCTGGCGGCGAAACATTTTCCTCCGGACCTGTTGTTGCTGAATCCGCTGTTTTTCGCGCTGCGGATCGGGGCGGGGGCATGGGCGGCGCTGCGGGGCAGGGGAGAGGCGGGGCGGATTCCCGGCTTGGCGGGCAAGCTGCGGGCATTTCTGGCGGTGCTCAGAGGGGATGTGGAAGCCCTGAAGATGCTTCCGCGCACGTGGCGGAAGCGCCGGGCGCTAAAGCCGCTGCGGCGGCTCGGGAACGCGGAGGTGCGGCGGCTGCTGTGGCGGTACCGAATCCGGCTGGGCGAGCTGAGCGAGCAGGTGGCGGCGCCGGGCGGTCAGCGCGCGTAG
- a CDS encoding membrane protein yields MRLVTGTLILVCVSAAAGTRGTVRDAAGGERLERVRVTLDCGGASETVTTGLDGRFEFRDAARPGCTVLAQLVGYRPVRLELGGDSEIEIAMTPDTLSRRESVEVREDAFAVQSEASPSERVISGLEMKTLAGVLVDDPLRAVQALPGVASSKDYIAQFSLRGAAFERTGVWLDGVLLRSPFHTVQSQEKTGSMSVINADLVEEVALHAGAPPVSYYDRTAGAVDMRLRDGSRIGPTIRLNSGVASTGVILEGPVGKQRRGSWLAAARKSYLQYLLRRSSADDWLAFGFVDTEGRFTYDLTSSQQVTLSVLDGRSDLDRTHVRNRLGLNAIMNGEYHVTVAGASWRWAPSSKALLTQRLAWMRERAYNINNRELELNRMGYAEWAWNGSLSWNWHPNAPLEAGGALRRLHDDGFTARYQFNPLALRRKDDWRGTAVRGGAFLHQGWTSGPLTLGAGARFDNDSEAGPAAVSPHASAAARLGSRARVQAAWSQAVQYPSLMARFVANMGNRHLAPERANHAVAGAEYRIDDRTRLRVEAFHRAERDLIAQPLIEPRLLATGAIFIPPEFPLFLNSVRGTARGAEFFLQRRSANRLSGWMSYGWVKTRMRDAVTGAVYPADSEQRHTVTLFGSWRLTPSVHASARYGYGSNFPIPGFLRWENGRYFLGNERNSLRLPAYHRLDFRINKSFHIETGRGWTWRGTLYAEVMNVTNRHNTTFDAFNGFNARTGEASVGFLRLFPIVPAAGLMLEWERGLRAR; encoded by the coding sequence ATGCGGCTCGTAACGGGAACCCTGATCCTGGTTTGCGTCTCCGCCGCTGCAGGCACGCGCGGCACCGTGCGCGACGCAGCCGGCGGCGAGCGCCTCGAGCGGGTCAGGGTGACGCTCGATTGCGGGGGCGCCTCCGAAACCGTCACCACGGGTCTCGATGGGAGGTTCGAGTTCCGGGATGCGGCCCGTCCCGGCTGCACCGTGCTCGCCCAGCTCGTCGGCTACCGTCCTGTCCGCCTCGAGCTCGGCGGGGACAGCGAGATCGAGATCGCCATGACGCCCGACACGCTCAGCCGCCGCGAGAGCGTCGAAGTCCGCGAAGACGCCTTCGCCGTGCAGTCCGAAGCGAGCCCCAGCGAGCGCGTCATCAGCGGCCTCGAAATGAAGACGCTGGCCGGCGTGCTCGTCGATGATCCGTTGCGCGCCGTGCAGGCTCTGCCGGGCGTCGCTTCGTCGAAAGATTACATCGCGCAGTTCAGCCTCCGCGGCGCGGCCTTCGAGCGCACGGGCGTCTGGCTCGACGGCGTTCTGCTGCGCAGTCCTTTCCATACCGTCCAGAGCCAGGAAAAGACCGGCTCGATGTCCGTCATCAACGCAGACCTCGTCGAGGAAGTCGCCCTGCACGCCGGCGCGCCGCCTGTCTCTTACTACGACCGCACCGCAGGCGCGGTCGACATGCGGCTCCGCGACGGAAGCCGGATCGGCCCAACCATACGGCTCAACTCCGGCGTCGCAAGCACGGGCGTCATCCTGGAAGGCCCCGTGGGGAAGCAGCGCCGCGGCTCCTGGCTGGCCGCCGCCCGCAAGAGCTACCTGCAATACCTGCTGCGGCGCAGCTCCGCCGATGACTGGCTCGCATTCGGATTCGTCGACACCGAGGGGCGCTTCACCTACGACCTCACTTCTTCACAGCAGGTCACGCTCTCCGTTCTGGACGGCCGCTCCGATCTCGACCGCACCCACGTGCGCAACCGCCTCGGCCTCAACGCCATCATGAACGGCGAGTACCACGTCACCGTGGCCGGTGCCTCCTGGCGCTGGGCCCCTTCCTCGAAAGCCCTCTTGACGCAGCGCCTGGCCTGGATGCGCGAGCGCGCGTACAACATCAACAACCGCGAACTCGAGCTGAACCGCATGGGCTACGCCGAGTGGGCGTGGAACGGCTCTCTCTCCTGGAACTGGCATCCCAATGCGCCGCTGGAAGCGGGCGGCGCGCTCCGGCGGCTCCACGACGACGGCTTCACGGCCCGTTATCAGTTCAACCCGCTCGCCCTGCGGCGAAAAGACGACTGGCGCGGCACGGCCGTGCGCGGCGGCGCGTTCCTCCATCAGGGCTGGACCTCCGGCCCTCTGACGCTGGGCGCTGGCGCGCGCTTCGACAACGACAGCGAAGCCGGACCCGCGGCCGTCTCCCCGCATGCTTCCGCCGCCGCGCGCCTCGGAAGCCGCGCGCGCGTGCAGGCCGCCTGGAGCCAGGCCGTGCAGTATCCGTCCCTGATGGCCCGCTTCGTCGCCAACATGGGCAACCGGCATCTCGCTCCGGAGCGCGCCAATCACGCCGTCGCCGGCGCCGAGTACAGGATCGACGACCGCACCCGCCTGCGCGTCGAGGCGTTCCACCGGGCCGAACGCGATCTGATCGCGCAGCCCCTGATCGAGCCGCGCCTCCTTGCCACCGGCGCGATTTTCATCCCGCCCGAATTTCCGCTTTTTCTGAATTCCGTGCGCGGCACGGCGCGCGGCGCGGAATTTTTCCTGCAGCGCCGCTCCGCCAACCGCCTCTCCGGCTGGATGTCCTACGGCTGGGTGAAAACCCGGATGCGGGACGCCGTCACTGGCGCCGTTTACCCTGCCGACAGCGAGCAGCGCCACACGGTCACGCTGTTCGGCAGCTGGCGGCTGACGCCTTCCGTCCATGCCAGCGCCCGCTACGGCTATGGAAGCAATTTCCCGATTCCCGGATTTCTGCGCTGGGAAAACGGCCGCTATTTTCTCGGCAACGAGAGAAATTCTCTGCGGTTGCCGGCATATCACCGTCTGGATTTCCGCATCAACAAGTCGTTTCACATTGAAACCGGCCGCGGCTGGACCTGGCGGGGCACGCTGTACGCGGAGGTGATGAACGTCACCAACCGGCACAACACCACGTTCGACGCGTTCAATGGCTTCAACGCCCGCACCGGCGAGGCGTCGGTCGGTTTCCTCAGGCTGTTCCCCATCGTCCCCGCGGCCGGCCTGATGCTCGAGTGGGAACGCGGGCTACGCGCCCGCTGA
- a CDS encoding MFS transporter, which yields MLLIADILGIFTYGMIAAMLGTILPELSRRFQLTPSQNGKIGMMQAIGLMFGGFFAGPLLDLQGKKVGMLLSLALIGLALIGLRAAKGYVPIASAMFVLGTGGGALVTSAFAVANDIQVSWLQGAAVFNAVNLFFGLGGLVTPLIAARLFRNDVPKLLLFATTVALVALVFNALTEMAPPSGKVSFQAEQVSSLITSPVLLLLSFALFLYVACEVGVWNWLARHLIAQGVPDAKALTILSLGFALGLLLGRVAVVPVLGSVTPKMVLLGAALLMAVTTYVMLQTSNASTAWVLVFLAGIAMAPVFPTALGLVGTAFKPQGLDATATGIASTCGWLGLVVSSPIIGGIAGDDPKRLKKALLLLPAASLILAGVIIALPQL from the coding sequence ATGCTTCTGATCGCGGACATTCTCGGCATCTTCACCTACGGCATGATCGCCGCGATGCTGGGCACGATTCTGCCCGAGCTTTCGCGGCGATTTCAGTTGACGCCCAGCCAGAACGGCAAGATCGGCATGATGCAGGCCATCGGGTTGATGTTCGGAGGCTTTTTCGCCGGCCCGCTGCTCGACCTGCAGGGCAAGAAAGTGGGCATGCTGCTGTCGCTGGCGCTGATCGGGCTGGCGCTGATCGGGTTGCGCGCGGCGAAGGGATACGTGCCGATCGCCAGCGCGATGTTCGTGCTGGGCACGGGCGGCGGCGCGCTGGTGACGTCGGCGTTCGCGGTGGCCAACGACATCCAGGTGTCGTGGCTGCAGGGCGCGGCGGTGTTCAACGCGGTGAACCTGTTCTTCGGGCTGGGCGGGCTGGTGACGCCGCTGATTGCGGCGCGGCTGTTCCGCAACGACGTGCCGAAGCTGCTGCTGTTCGCGACGACGGTGGCCCTGGTGGCGCTGGTGTTCAATGCGTTGACGGAGATGGCGCCGCCGAGCGGGAAGGTGTCGTTCCAGGCGGAGCAGGTCTCGTCGCTGATCACGAGCCCGGTGCTGTTGCTGCTGTCGTTCGCGCTGTTCCTGTATGTCGCCTGCGAAGTGGGCGTGTGGAACTGGCTGGCGCGGCATCTGATTGCGCAGGGCGTGCCGGACGCGAAGGCGCTGACGATTCTGTCGCTGGGCTTCGCGCTGGGCCTGCTGCTGGGCCGCGTGGCGGTGGTGCCGGTGCTGGGCAGCGTGACGCCGAAGATGGTGCTGCTGGGGGCGGCGCTGCTGATGGCCGTGACAACCTATGTCATGTTGCAGACGTCGAACGCGTCGACCGCCTGGGTGCTGGTGTTTCTGGCGGGCATTGCGATGGCGCCGGTCTTTCCGACGGCGCTGGGGCTGGTGGGAACGGCGTTCAAGCCGCAGGGTCTGGACGCGACGGCCACGGGCATCGCTTCCACCTGCGGGTGGCTCGGCCTTGTGGTCAGCTCTCCGATCATCGGCGGCATTGCGGGCGACGATCCGAAGCGGCTGAAGAAGGCGCTGCTGCTGCTGCCCGCGGCTTCGCTGATTCTGGCGGGGGTCATCATCGCTCTGCCGCAGCTCTGA